From Pseudomonas sp. B21-028, one genomic window encodes:
- a CDS encoding flavohemoglobin expression-modulating QEGLA motif protein, translated as MDDYQQTIRTLSDRIVLAQTPIRILDAVKWDENIRKGFLKAKGKEPPAVDREYYLNRPLSFDSSKVKLEFQNIERDITRQLGQFNPVGQIMRRMCKEYRMVVRMLEARGTEDFGLISQELYGAASDAFHAGDPTLSDLGLMLSDYLNNIDGRGDLKGEPKVLNAKEAVALLQHRLNRVFGEAEETIRVFESDGIVADAAAGADYIKIRADAMFNERDVRALEVHEGLVHVGTTLNGLNQPICTFLSKGPPSSTVTQEGLAILMEIITFASYPSRLRKLTNRTRAIHMVEEGADFLQVFEFFREQGFEMAESYGNASRVFRGSVPNGLPFTKDLSYLKGFIMVYNYIQLAVRKGKLEQVPLLFCGKTTLEDMRTLRQLVDEGLVVPPKYLPDQFRDMNALSAWMCFSNFLNHLSLDRIEADYSNIL; from the coding sequence GTGGACGATTACCAGCAGACGATACGCACCTTGTCCGATCGCATAGTGCTGGCGCAAACGCCGATTCGCATTCTCGACGCGGTGAAGTGGGACGAGAACATCCGCAAGGGATTTCTCAAGGCCAAGGGCAAGGAACCGCCTGCCGTGGACCGCGAGTATTACCTCAACCGGCCGTTGTCCTTCGATTCGAGCAAGGTCAAGCTGGAGTTCCAGAACATCGAGCGCGACATTACCCGTCAGCTCGGGCAGTTCAACCCGGTCGGCCAGATCATGCGTCGCATGTGCAAGGAATACCGCATGGTGGTGCGCATGCTCGAAGCGCGCGGCACCGAGGACTTCGGGCTGATTTCGCAGGAGCTTTACGGCGCCGCCTCAGACGCCTTTCATGCCGGCGACCCGACCCTGTCCGACCTGGGCTTGATGCTATCGGACTACCTGAACAACATCGATGGTCGTGGCGATTTGAAGGGCGAGCCCAAGGTCCTCAATGCCAAGGAAGCGGTCGCCTTGCTGCAGCATCGTCTCAACCGGGTCTTCGGCGAAGCCGAGGAAACCATCCGGGTGTTCGAGTCCGACGGGATCGTCGCGGACGCGGCGGCGGGTGCCGACTACATCAAGATCCGCGCCGATGCGATGTTCAACGAGCGTGACGTGCGGGCTCTGGAGGTCCATGAAGGCCTGGTGCACGTCGGCACGACCCTCAACGGCCTGAACCAGCCGATCTGCACATTCCTGTCCAAGGGCCCGCCCTCGTCCACCGTGACCCAGGAAGGCCTGGCGATCCTGATGGAAATCATCACGTTTGCCTCCTACCCGAGTCGCCTGCGCAAACTCACCAACCGCACCCGCGCCATCCATATGGTGGAGGAAGGGGCCGACTTCCTGCAGGTCTTCGAGTTCTTCCGCGAGCAGGGTTTTGAAATGGCGGAAAGCTACGGCAACGCCAGCCGGGTATTCCGTGGCTCGGTGCCGAACGGTCTGCCATTCACCAAAGACTTGTCCTACCTCAAGGGCTTCATCATGGTTTACAACTACATTCAGTTGGCCGTGCGTAAAGGCAAACTGGAGCAGGTGCCGCTGCTGTTCTGCGGCAAAACCACCCTGGAGGACATGCGTACCCTGCGTCAACTGGTGGACGAAGGCCTGGTGGTGCCGCCCAAGTACCTGCCCGACCAGTTCCGCGACATGAACGCACTGTCGGCCTGGATGTGTTTCTCCAACTTCCTGAACCATCTGAGCCTGGACCGGATCGAAGCGGATTATTCCAATATCCTGTAA
- the adk gene encoding adenylate kinase translates to MRVILLGAPGAGKGTQAKFITEKFGIPQISTGDMLRAAVKAGTELGIKAKSIMDAGGLVSDDLIIALVQDRIAQSDCANGFLFDGFPRTIPQAEALVEAGVELDHVVEIAVDDEEIVQRIAGRRVHEPSGRVYHTVYNPPKVAGKDDLTGEELVQRKDDTEETVRHRLSVYHSQTKPLVDFYQKLSAKTGGKPKYSHIPGVGTVDAITGKVLEALS, encoded by the coding sequence ATGCGCGTCATTCTGCTGGGAGCTCCCGGGGCCGGTAAAGGTACTCAGGCAAAGTTCATCACCGAAAAATTCGGTATCCCGCAAATCTCCACCGGCGACATGTTGCGTGCAGCGGTCAAGGCCGGCACCGAGCTGGGCATCAAGGCCAAGAGCATCATGGATGCCGGCGGCCTGGTGTCGGATGACCTGATCATTGCCCTGGTCCAGGATCGCATCGCTCAATCAGACTGCGCCAATGGCTTCCTTTTCGACGGTTTCCCGCGCACCATTCCCCAGGCCGAAGCCCTGGTGGAAGCTGGCGTGGAGCTGGATCACGTCGTTGAAATCGCCGTCGACGACGAAGAGATCGTCCAGCGTATTGCCGGGCGCCGCGTCCACGAGCCTTCCGGCCGCGTCTACCACACCGTCTACAACCCGCCGAAAGTGGCTGGCAAGGACGACCTCACCGGTGAAGAGCTGGTGCAGCGCAAGGACGACACTGAAGAAACCGTGCGTCATCGCCTGTCGGTCTACCATTCCCAGACCAAGCCGCTGGTGGACTTCTACCAGAAGCTATCCGCCAAGACCGGTGGCAAGCCCAAGTACAGCCACATCCCGGGCGTCGGCACGGTCGATGCGATCACCGGCAAGGTGCTTGAAGCGCTGAG
- a CDS encoding TetR/AcrR family transcriptional regulator, whose amino-acid sequence MSPEGAAGVATAVAESVQYQGRKASRQGSEQRRQEILDAAMRIVVRDGVRAVRHRAVAAEAGVPLSATTYYFKDIDDLLTDTFAQYVERSAAFMAKLWANNEGVLREMVAYGDGSPESRSQLADDIARMTADYVQHQLDSRRDYLMAEQAFRQEALLNPRLAELVRSHQQILLHGTCQFFQVLGSREPQQDAKVLTAIIGRMEYQGLLNGAEPVAGEDMLGILTRYMHLVLASV is encoded by the coding sequence ATGTCTCCAGAAGGTGCAGCGGGCGTCGCCACTGCAGTCGCTGAAAGTGTTCAGTACCAGGGCCGCAAGGCGAGCCGACAGGGCAGTGAGCAGCGTCGCCAGGAGATTCTCGATGCGGCCATGCGCATTGTCGTTCGCGATGGCGTGCGGGCTGTGCGACACCGGGCCGTGGCCGCCGAAGCGGGCGTACCGTTGTCGGCCACCACGTACTATTTCAAGGACATCGATGACCTGCTCACCGATACCTTCGCCCAGTACGTGGAGCGTAGCGCGGCGTTCATGGCCAAGCTGTGGGCCAACAACGAAGGCGTGTTGCGGGAAATGGTCGCGTACGGGGACGGCAGCCCTGAATCCCGTTCGCAACTGGCGGACGACATTGCCCGGATGACCGCTGATTACGTGCAACATCAACTGGACAGCCGCCGCGACTACCTGATGGCCGAGCAGGCCTTCCGCCAGGAAGCACTGCTCAACCCGCGCCTGGCGGAACTGGTGCGCTCGCACCAACAGATCCTGCTGCATGGCACGTGTCAGTTTTTCCAGGTATTAGGCTCTCGTGAGCCGCAACAGGATGCCAAAGTGTTGACGGCGATTATCGGACGGATGGAATATCAGGGCTTGCTCAATGGCGCCGAGCCGGTCGCCGGTGAAGACATGCTCGGCATTTTGACCCGCTACATGCACCTGGTTTTGGCGTCTGTCTGA
- a CDS encoding DUF4398 domain-containing protein: MELKPMNTCTAKPSFNGLRGLKLAALAIGSSFILAGCAGNPPSEQYAVTQSAVNSAVSAGGTEFAAVEMKSAQDKLKQAELAMHDKKYDEARRLAEQAEWDARVAERKAQAAKAEQALKDSQKGVQELRQEGMNKVQ; encoded by the coding sequence ATGGAGTTGAAGCCTATGAATACCTGCACTGCCAAACCCTCATTCAATGGCCTGCGTGGTCTGAAGTTGGCTGCCCTGGCCATCGGAAGCAGCTTCATCCTCGCAGGATGCGCCGGTAATCCACCTTCGGAGCAGTACGCCGTCACGCAATCGGCCGTCAACAGCGCCGTCAGCGCCGGCGGTACCGAATTCGCCGCGGTGGAAATGAAGTCGGCCCAGGACAAGCTCAAGCAAGCCGAGCTGGCCATGCACGACAAGAAATACGACGAAGCCAGGCGTCTGGCCGAACAGGCCGAGTGGGACGCCCGCGTCGCCGAACGCAAGGCCCAGGCCGCCAAAGCCGAACAGGCACTCAAGGACTCCCAGAAAGGGGTTCAGGAACTGCGTCAGGAAGGCATGAACAAGGTTCAGTAA
- a CDS encoding alpha/beta hydrolase, with product MRTLGIFCLLLALSGCSSLLFYPERGQPFTPERVRLEYRDVTLLTADGLKLHGWWLPVKQGVEVKGTVLHLHGNGGNLAWHLGGSWWLPEQGYQVLMVDYRGYGLSEGEASLPAIYQDLDAAFKWLDQAPEVQGKPLVLLGQSLGGALAVHYLVDHPQRQQQLKALVLDGVPASYRDVGRFALSTSWLTWAFQVPLSWLVPDGDSAIGSIAQLNDVPKLIYHSLDDPIVPLSNGIRLYQAAPPPRVLQLTRGGHVQTFADPVWRTVMLRYLDDPQHFDGLRRLGEVPNYPKSPAESPESPQ from the coding sequence ATGCGAACCCTCGGCATCTTTTGCCTGCTGCTGGCCCTGAGCGGTTGCAGTTCGCTGTTGTTCTACCCCGAACGCGGCCAGCCCTTCACCCCGGAGCGGGTGCGGCTCGAATACCGTGACGTCACCCTGCTCACCGCCGATGGCTTGAAGCTCCACGGCTGGTGGCTGCCGGTCAAGCAGGGTGTCGAGGTCAAGGGCACTGTGCTGCATCTGCACGGTAACGGCGGCAACCTCGCCTGGCACCTGGGTGGTAGCTGGTGGCTGCCGGAGCAGGGCTATCAGGTGCTGATGGTGGATTATCGCGGTTATGGCTTGTCCGAAGGCGAGGCGAGCCTGCCGGCGATCTACCAGGACCTCGACGCGGCATTCAAATGGCTCGACCAGGCGCCGGAAGTCCAGGGCAAACCATTGGTGCTGCTCGGCCAAAGCCTGGGTGGCGCGCTGGCGGTGCATTACCTGGTCGATCACCCGCAGCGCCAGCAGCAACTCAAGGCTCTGGTACTCGACGGCGTACCCGCCAGTTATCGCGACGTCGGACGTTTTGCCCTGAGCACGTCGTGGCTGACCTGGGCCTTCCAGGTGCCCTTGTCCTGGCTGGTGCCCGACGGCGACAGCGCCATCGGCTCCATCGCGCAATTGAATGACGTGCCGAAACTGATCTATCACAGCCTCGACGATCCCATCGTGCCTCTTTCCAACGGCATCCGTCTGTATCAAGCTGCGCCGCCGCCGCGGGTCCTGCAACTGACCCGTGGCGGGCATGTGCAGACGTTCGCCGACCCGGTCTGGCGCACCGTGATGCTGCGCTACCTCGACGACCCGCAACACTTCGACGGGCTGCGCCGCCTGGGCGAAGTCCCGAATTACCCGAAATCACCCGCTGAATCTCCAGAGAGCCCGCAATGA
- a CDS encoding OmpA family protein produces MTHKHLMMPALLAACVALAACSHDPNVNLEQARTNYNGLQADPAATKVAALETKDAADFLAKADKAYLDREDEAKVDQLAYLTNQRVEVAKQTIALRTAEMELKNAGDERARALLDARNAQIKQLQDSLNAKQTERGTLVTFGDVLFATNKSDLRSSGLVNVNKLAQFLQENPDRKVIVEGYTDSTGSDSYNQSLSERRASSVRTALVKMGVDPARIVTQGYGKEFPVADNNSVSGRAMNRRVEVTISNDNQPVAPRSSMSAN; encoded by the coding sequence ATGACGCACAAACATTTGATGATGCCCGCCCTGCTCGCGGCCTGCGTGGCCTTGGCCGCTTGCTCCCACGACCCGAACGTGAACCTGGAACAGGCCCGCACCAACTACAACGGCCTGCAAGCCGACCCGGCAGCGACCAAGGTGGCCGCGCTGGAAACCAAGGACGCCGCCGATTTCCTGGCTAAGGCCGACAAGGCTTATCTGGACCGGGAAGACGAAGCCAAGGTCGACCAACTGGCCTACCTGACCAACCAGCGCGTCGAAGTGGCCAAGCAGACCATTGCCCTGCGTACCGCCGAGATGGAGCTGAAGAACGCCGGCGACGAACGGGCCCGTGCCTTGCTCGACGCCCGCAACGCACAGATCAAGCAACTGCAGGACAGCCTCAACGCCAAGCAGACCGAACGCGGTACCCTGGTGACCTTCGGTGACGTGTTGTTCGCCACCAACAAGTCCGACCTGCGTTCCAGTGGCTTGGTCAACGTGAATAAACTGGCCCAGTTCCTCCAGGAAAACCCTGACCGCAAAGTAATCGTCGAGGGCTACACCGACAGCACCGGTTCGGACTCCTACAACCAGTCGCTGTCCGAGCGCCGCGCCAGCTCCGTGCGCACCGCCCTGGTAAAAATGGGCGTCGATCCAGCCCGCATCGTGACCCAGGGTTATGGCAAGGAATTCCCGGTGGCCGACAACAACAGCGTTTCGGGCCGCGCCATGAACCGTCGGGTGGAAGTCACCATCTCCAACGACAACCAGCCAGTGGCACCCCGCTCGAGCATGAGCGCCAACTGA
- the ppc gene encoding phosphoenolpyruvate carboxylase: MTDIDARLREDVHLLGELLGNTIREQYGDRFLDKIEQIRKGAKADRRGSVDAELSASLNQLSEDELLPVARAFNQFLNLANIAEQYQLIHRREESQPAPFEARVLPELLARLRAEGHAAESLARQLGRLEIELVLTAHPTEVARRTLIQKYDAIAAQLAAQDHRDLTSAERAQIHERLQRLIAEAWYTEEIRRTRPTPVDEAKWGFAVIEHSLWQAIPNYLRKADHALHAATGLRLPLEAAPVRFASWMGGDRDGNPNVTAAVTREVLLLARWMAADLYLRDVDQLAADLSMQKASEALRALAGDSAEPYRAVLKQLRERLRATRSWAQASLKATTPASAEVLQNNRELLDPLELCYQSLHDCGMGVIADGPLLDCLRRAVTFGLFLVRLDVRQDSTRHTAAMTEITDYLGLGRYEEWSEEQRIGFLLDELNNRRPLLPPNFKPSADTAEVLATCREVAAAPAASLGSYVISMAGAASDVLAVQLLLKEAGVLRPMRVVPLFETLADLDNAGPVIERLLLLPGYRARLHGPQEVMIGYSDSAKDAGTTAAAWAQYRAQERLVEICREQQVELLLFHGRGGTVGRGGGPAHAAILSQPPGSVAGRFRTTEQGEMIRFKFGLPDIAEQNLNLYLAAVLEATLLPPPPPTPEWRHLMDELAADGVNAYRAVVRENPQFVEYFRQSTPEQELGRLPLGSRPAKRRAGGIESLRAIPWIFGWTQTRLMLPAWLGWETALGKALERGEGELLGQMREQWPFFRTRIDMLEMVLAKADADIARSYDERLVEPALRPLGAHLRDLLSQACSVVLGLTGQSQLLAHSPETLEFIRLRNTYLDPLHLLQAELLARSRQQDVAQGSPVEQALLVSVAGIAAGLRNTG; this comes from the coding sequence ATGACCGATATCGATGCCCGCTTGCGCGAGGATGTCCACCTGCTCGGCGAGCTGCTGGGCAATACCATCCGCGAACAGTACGGGGACAGGTTTCTCGACAAGATCGAGCAGATCCGCAAGGGCGCCAAGGCCGATCGACGCGGCTCCGTGGATGCCGAACTCAGTGCCAGTCTCAACCAGTTGAGCGAAGACGAACTGCTACCAGTGGCGCGGGCGTTCAACCAGTTCCTCAACCTGGCGAATATTGCCGAGCAGTACCAGCTCATCCACCGCCGCGAAGAGTCGCAGCCAGCGCCATTCGAGGCGCGTGTGTTGCCTGAGTTGCTCGCCCGGTTGCGCGCCGAAGGCCATGCCGCCGAGTCCCTGGCGCGGCAACTGGGGCGCCTGGAGATCGAGCTGGTGCTCACGGCCCACCCCACCGAAGTCGCCCGCCGCACCCTGATCCAGAAATACGATGCCATCGCCGCACAACTGGCGGCTCAGGATCACCGCGACCTGACCAGCGCCGAGCGTGCGCAGATCCACGAGCGCCTGCAACGGTTGATCGCCGAAGCCTGGTACACCGAGGAAATCCGCCGCACCCGGCCGACCCCCGTGGACGAGGCCAAGTGGGGTTTCGCGGTGATCGAGCACTCGCTGTGGCAGGCCATTCCCAATTACCTGCGCAAGGCCGACCACGCCCTGCATGCCGCCACCGGGCTGCGCCTACCGCTGGAGGCGGCGCCGGTTCGTTTTGCTTCGTGGATGGGCGGTGACCGCGACGGCAACCCGAATGTCACCGCGGCGGTGACCCGTGAAGTGCTGTTGCTGGCGCGGTGGATGGCGGCGGACCTGTATTTGCGCGACGTCGATCAACTGGCCGCCGACCTGTCCATGCAGAAGGCCAGCGAGGCTTTGCGCGCCCTTGCCGGCGACAGCGCCGAACCCTACCGCGCCGTGCTCAAGCAACTGCGCGAACGGCTGCGCGCCACGCGCAGCTGGGCCCAGGCATCCTTGAAAGCCACCACGCCGGCCAGCGCCGAGGTGTTGCAGAACAACCGCGAACTGCTGGATCCCCTGGAGCTGTGCTACCAATCGCTGCACGACTGCGGCATGGGCGTGATTGCCGACGGACCGCTGCTCGATTGCCTGCGCCGGGCGGTGACCTTCGGGTTATTCCTGGTGCGGCTCGACGTGCGCCAGGATTCGACCCGACACACTGCGGCCATGACGGAAATCACCGATTACCTGGGGTTGGGGCGCTATGAGGAGTGGAGCGAGGAACAGCGCATCGGCTTCTTGCTGGACGAACTGAATAATCGCCGGCCACTGCTGCCGCCCAACTTCAAGCCGTCGGCCGATACGGCGGAAGTCCTGGCCACCTGCCGGGAGGTCGCGGCGGCGCCGGCGGCGTCCCTGGGTTCCTATGTGATTTCCATGGCCGGTGCGGCTTCCGATGTGCTGGCGGTACAACTGTTGCTAAAGGAGGCCGGTGTGCTGCGGCCGATGCGGGTGGTGCCGCTGTTCGAAACCCTGGCCGACCTGGACAACGCCGGGCCGGTGATCGAGCGGCTGTTGCTGCTGCCGGGCTATCGCGCACGCCTCCATGGGCCCCAGGAAGTGATGATCGGCTATTCCGATTCGGCCAAGGACGCGGGCACTACCGCGGCGGCCTGGGCACAGTATCGGGCCCAGGAACGGCTGGTGGAGATCTGTCGCGAGCAGCAGGTCGAATTGCTGCTGTTCCATGGCCGTGGAGGCACGGTTGGCCGCGGCGGCGGTCCGGCCCACGCGGCGATTCTGTCCCAGCCGCCGGGATCGGTGGCGGGGCGTTTCCGCACCACCGAGCAGGGCGAAATGATTCGTTTCAAATTCGGCCTGCCGGACATCGCCGAACAGAACCTCAACCTGTACCTCGCGGCCGTGCTCGAAGCGACCTTGCTTCCACCGCCGCCGCCCACGCCCGAATGGCGACACCTGATGGACGAACTGGCGGCCGATGGCGTCAATGCCTACCGTGCCGTGGTGCGGGAAAACCCGCAGTTCGTCGAGTACTTCCGTCAGTCCACCCCGGAGCAGGAATTGGGGCGCCTGCCCTTGGGCAGCCGACCGGCCAAGCGCCGGGCCGGTGGCATCGAAAGCCTGCGGGCGATCCCGTGGATTTTCGGCTGGACCCAGACCCGCCTGATGCTGCCGGCCTGGCTCGGCTGGGAAACCGCCCTGGGCAAGGCCCTGGAGCGGGGCGAGGGCGAGTTGCTGGGGCAGATGCGCGAACAATGGCCGTTCTTCCGTACCCGCATCGACATGCTGGAAATGGTGCTGGCCAAGGCCGATGCCGATATTGCGCGCTCCTACGACGAGCGTCTGGTGGAGCCGGCATTGCGACCTTTGGGTGCGCATTTACGCGACCTATTGTCGCAGGCTTGCTCCGTGGTGCTGGGGTTGACCGGGCAGTCGCAACTACTGGCACATAGCCCAGAGACGCTCGAATTCATTCGCCTGCGCAACACCTACCTCGACCCCTTGCACCTATTGCAGGCCGAACTGCTGGCCCGCTCGCGGCAACAGGACGTCGCCCAGGGCAGCCCCGTGGAGCAAGCATTGCTGGTGTCTGTGGCGGGTATTGCCGCCGGATTGCGCAACACCGGCTAA